A window of Phyllopteryx taeniolatus isolate TA_2022b chromosome 19, UOR_Ptae_1.2, whole genome shotgun sequence contains these coding sequences:
- the lyrm1 gene encoding LYR motif containing protein 1 — protein MTASTQRTVLSLYMRVFRIARTWQAQSGVASDTLAERKYIIQEARTLFRQNQQMTDQESIKKCIGECEARIEIGLHYRIPYPRATYLPPLGLATQKGRKLRAQQRLRKQAKPIYLESHEET, from the exons ATGACGGCCTCCACTCAGAGGACGGTGTTGTCGCTCTACATGCGGGTGTTTCGCATTGCACGAACCTGGCAAGCCCAGAGTGGGGTGGCAAGTGACACGTTGGCCGAGAGGAAGTATATAATTCAGGAGGCCCGCACTTTGTTCCGACAGAACCAGCAG ATGACCGATCAAGAATCAATAAAGAAATGTATTGGGGAATGTGAAGCAAGGATAGAAATAG GTCTACATTACAGGATCCCGTATCCAAGGGCT ACGTACCTGCCGCCACTGGGACTGGCCACTCAGAAAGGGAGGAAGCTGCGAGCACAGCAGCGCCTGAGGAAGCAGGCCAAGCCAATTTATTTGGAGTCACACGAGGAGACCTGA
- the dcun1d3 gene encoding DCN1-like protein 3, with amino-acid sequence MGQCITKCKNPTSSLGSKSGDKESGSKSHKKSGCMGSAGGHKEESCGKLATELSNGTKALEVSVETPIISALMGEPCKEESPDGDGLSIKHIEELFSCYKDEQEDAILEEGMERFCNDLCVDPAEFRVLVLAWKFQAATMCKFTRKEFVEGCKAIQADSLEGICSRFPSMLLEAQGEENFKDLYRFTFQFGLDADEGQRSLQRDIAIALWHLVFTQDMPSILEHWLDFLAENPPGIRGISRDTWNMFLNFTQAIGPDLSNYSEDEAWPSLFDTFVEWEMERRKREEERSPLAADREGTPTETECSLSTDRFQTDGGRGSQTWGGH; translated from the exons ATGGGCCAGTGCATCACCAAGTGCAAGAACCCCACATCCTCGCTCGGCAGCAAGAGCGGCGACAAGGAGAGCGGCTCAAAGTCCCACAAGAAAAGTGGCTGCATGGGTAGCGCCGGAGGCCACAAGGAAGAGTCGTGCGGCAAGCTCGCCACCGAGCTGTCGAATGGCACCAAGGCCCTGGAGGTTTCCGTGGAGACGCCCATTATTTCGGCCTTAATGGGAGAACCATGCAAGGAGGAGAGCCCGGACGGAGACGGGCTGTCCATAAAGCACATCGAGGAGCTTTTCTCCTGCTACAAAGACGAGCAGGAGGACGCCATCTTGGAGGAAGGCATGGAGAGGTTCTGCAATGACCTGTGCGTGGACCCGGCGGAGTTCCGCGTGCTGGTTCTGGCCTGGAAGTTCCAGGCAGCCACCATGTGCAAGTTTACAAG GAAGGAGTTTGTCGAGGGGTGCAAGGCTATCCAGGCGGACAGCCTCGAAGGCATCTGCTCTCGCTTTCCGTCTATGCTGCTGGAAGCTCAGGGCGAGGAGAACTTCAAGGACCTGTACCGGTTCACCTTCCAATTCGGCCTGGACGCCGACGAAGGCCAGCGCTCGCTGCAGCGGGACATCGCCATTGCCCTGTGGCACCTGGTCTTCACCCAGGACATGCCCTCCATCCTGGAGCACTGGCTGGACTTCCTGGCGGAGAACCCCCCGGGTATCCGGGGAATCTCTCGGGACACGTGGAACATGTTCCTGAACTTCACGCAGGCCATCGGTCCCGACCTGAGCAACTACAGCGAGGACGAGGCCTGGCCCAGCCTATTCGACACTTTCGTCGAGTGGGAAATGGAGCGCAGGAAAAGAGAGGAAGAGCGGTCTCCGCTGGCAGCGGACCGTGAGGGCACGCCCACTGAGACGGAGTGTTCCCTGAGCACGGACAGGTTTCAAACCGACGGTGGCCGCGGATCACAGACTTGGGGGGGCCACTGA